The window CCTTGGCCTGATTCGGGCCCGGCTGCCGCTTTGAGGATCCTCAGGAGGAAGGCGGGTAGGAAGCCCATGAGTCCAATTTGCTAGAGAAAAACTGCGAGCGGGCGACCGTCAATCGGCCTTTGGGTGCCTTCCTTTCGGGAAAAAGGCCTAGCTCAGGCCCCGCTGGATCGCGTAGAGGATGGCTTTGAGCCGCCGGGTGACCTGGAGTTTCTTGAAGATACTGTTCAGATGGTTCTTGACCGTCTTCTCGCTGATGGAGAGGGCCTGGCCGATCTCTTTATTTGTGCTGCCGGAGGCGAGCAGGCGGAGAATCTCCCTCTCCCTTCCGGTCAGCTCCTCGCCCGAACTCTCCCGGGCGCTTTCCGCTTTGGGATCGCTGAAGGCTTCTGCCTCCAGCAGCCTGGGGATCAGCTTCCGCTCTACCCACAGCTCCCCCTGGAGCACCGTTCGAATCGCCTTGATCAGGTCGGAGGCGCCAGCATGCCTCGAGAGGTATCCCTGCGCGCCGGCCTTCAGGGCCCTCAGGGTCGCAGCCTCGTCCAGCGCGGCGGTGAGCAGGACCACCTTGGTTGCGGGCGTTCTCACCTTGATCTCCCGGATGAGGTCAATCCCGTCCTTCTCGGGCGCGCTGAGGTCTAGCAGGACGACGTCCGGCTTCAGCTCGCTGATGGCATCGATCGTCCGGGGCCCGTGGGCCAATTCGCCGACGATCTCGATGCTTTCGTCCCTGCTGAGGATCAGGCGGAGCCCTTCCCTGACCAGTTTGTGGTCGTGGACGATCACCGACCGGATGGACCCTCCCGGCCGCATTTCGGCTGGGCCTCCCTGTCACCAAGCCGCCGCTCACCCGGCCAGCCGTCGAAGAACCCATGGGGGGTCGATCGGCGCGCTATCGCCGAAAGGGTCGCTGGGCGCTCAGGCAGCCCAGCCCACGGGCGGCTGGGACAAAATACCTCGCCCCCCAACTTCCCGCGCAAGGCCTATGGATACGCGCTGGGGGACCTTCGGGAGACACGGGGAACCGCCTCCCTCAACACGGCCGGGCGTTTCTTCCACCATAATTTGTCCGGAAAGCCGCGCGAGACGCCGAACTGTCACCACCGGGGGGAGGCCACTTTTGTACCTGTGACCACTGTGGGATGTCAAGCCCGAGCTCGTTTCTCTCGGCTTGCTCCCGCCCGCTCAGGCTACGCGGCCGGAGCAACCACCCGGAGTCTCCGGAACGCGGTGATGAGGTAGGGGGCGACGAGGGAACAGGCGGCCAGGATCAGGAGGACCAGGGAGAGGGGGCGGTTCATGAGGGTCCAGTAGGAGCCGTCGGAGAGGACGAGGGCTTGGCGGAGCGACTGCTCCATGATCCCGCCGAGCACGAGGCCCAGGACCGCGGGGGCGAGGGGATAGTCGTGCCGCCGCATGTAGTACCCCACGAGGCCGAACCCGATCCCCAGGTACAGGTCGAGGAGGCTGTTGCTGACGCCGTAGACCCCGATGACGGAGATGGCGAGAATCAGCGGATAGAGGATCCGCTCCGGGATGTCCAGGATCCGAACCCAGAGACCGACCAGGGGCAGGTTCAGGATGAGGAGCATGGTGTTGCTGACGTACATGCTGGCGATGAGGCCCCAGGTGACGTCCGGGTGCTTCTGGAAGAGCAGCGGCCCCGGCTGGACCCCGAGCATCATGAGGGCCCCGAGCATCAGGGCGGTGGTCGAGGAGCCCGGGATGCCCAGGCTGAGGAGGGGGACCATGTTCCCCACGACGGCGGCGTTGTTGGCGGACTCCGGAGAGGCGACCCCGCGGATGTCGCCCCTCCCAAACGCCTCCGGGTCCTTCGCCAGCCGCTTCTCCACGTTGTAGGCCATGAAGGAGGCAATCGTGGCACCGGCGGCTGGCAGGACGCCGATGTAGAACCCGATCCCCGTTCCCCGCAGGATCGCCCCCAGGCTCTCTTTGAATTCCCGCCACGAGAGCCAGATCCGCCCCACCGTGAGCGCGCGCCGTCGCTCGCCCGCGTGGATCTCCTCGATGGCCAGGAGGACCTCCGAGACGGCGAAGAGGCCGATCGCGGCTACGATGAAGGAGATCCCGTCCAGGAGCTGCGGCAGGTTGAAGGTGTAGCGGGCCGTCCCCGTGGACAGGTCCACCCCCACCGTCGCCAGCATGAGCCCGAAGACCGTGGAGATGAGGGCCTTCGTGAGGGAAGCCCCTGCCAGGCTGG is drawn from Candidatus Methylomirabilis sp. and contains these coding sequences:
- a CDS encoding response regulator transcription factor → MRPGGSIRSVIVHDHKLVREGLRLILSRDESIEIVGELAHGPRTIDAISELKPDVVLLDLSAPEKDGIDLIREIKVRTPATKVVLLTAALDEAATLRALKAGAQGYLSRHAGASDLIKAIRTVLQGELWVERKLIPRLLEAEAFSDPKAESARESSGEELTGREREILRLLASGSTNKEIGQALSISEKTVKNHLNSIFKKLQVTRRLKAILYAIQRGLS
- a CDS encoding tripartite tricarboxylate transporter permease; the encoded protein is MEELLGHMAYGFSVALAPVNVGYALLGALVGTLIGVLPGIGPVSGIAILIPILYGMPPASAMILLTGLYYGTMYGGSTTSILVNVPGEASSVVTTLDGYQMALQGRAGPALAIAAIGSFIAGTVSIVFMMLFSLPLARLALKFGPAEYFSLMVLGLSSVTSLAGASLTKALISTVFGLMLATVGVDLSTGTARYTFNLPQLLDGISFIVAAIGLFAVSEVLLAIEEIHAGERRRALTVGRIWLSWREFKESLGAILRGTGIGFYIGVLPAAGATIASFMAYNVEKRLAKDPEAFGRGDIRGVASPESANNAAVVGNMVPLLSLGIPGSSTTALMLGALMMLGVQPGPLLFQKHPDVTWGLIASMYVSNTMLLILNLPLVGLWVRILDIPERILYPLILAISVIGVYGVSNSLLDLYLGIGFGLVGYYMRRHDYPLAPAVLGLVLGGIMEQSLRQALVLSDGSYWTLMNRPLSLVLLILAACSLVAPYLITAFRRLRVVAPAA